A region of Liolophura sinensis isolate JHLJ2023 chromosome 8, CUHK_Ljap_v2, whole genome shotgun sequence DNA encodes the following proteins:
- the LOC135473457 gene encoding syntaxin-binding protein 4-like — MGGGYEESPQLPDGGLEEEIERETLQIHYDNCCKGLGIKIVGGCSLDGEEDYGIFVKRVLPGGLAEIEGRLQNGDQILEVNGDSLEGVTNDRAVAILRKASATNVVDLLVSRDDQAREEYEEVLERQTFLSHNCTPVHTETPSRESSKASSRCTTPSVTDFKAGVSPRYDHSVYHTPQQNGVAENQNGVSEISHPDQDYVSQAPAAPGETTPSASWYPHPAINPTDRFGARIQPNMASTPQAVGGRVRLLPSYNTSLSMIGHGDNISPVLAPGTQGPPLHTMGMSQTFSGTEQLPRSQDMSQTRKLSLDPHVRLKVEKLEDALRYLGLEPSPEQQAVLRTNLGVDNTGTVSYGDFVREAREIFRLQLDEKNIGPGAMLFAAQDLTSLLEPPPFKPELSTIPDVAFGEDFDTVRQERDELRKEVQRLKMMLKEKEETCNVAEDEILRIRRQAQGAIHETRSLRSKVHLAEQAQRAARNMEQDYEEVVKLLEKEIAEMKEELDKRKEVSTVDMEKRLAVISCQLRKTDSAKKTYEVATQKLLQFVEHVHETMKDDDTAAQKRVESFSGEATRGRQSAVSIRKQQGQKRLASDAREVVRAVKSLTDSQDLPYGWEEAYTEDGMRYYINHLTQMTTWSHPVSNIHHLPTIQGSEVKGQKGKSLPRPGPSS; from the exons ATGGGAGGTGGGTATGAAGA GTCACCACAGCTTCCTGATGGTGGGTTAGAGGAAGAGATTGAGAGAGAGACCCTACAGATACATTATGACAATTGTTGTAAGGGACTTG GGATTAAGATTGTTGGTGGTTGCAGTTTGGATGGAGAGGAAGACTATGGAATATTTGTGAAGAGAGTGTTACCTGGAGGACTGGCAGAGATTGAAG GTCGACTGCAGAATGGTGACCAGATACTGGAGGTAAACGGGGATAGTTTagagggagtgacaaatgacag AGCTGTGGCGATTCTGCGGAAGGCCTCGGCCACCAATGTGGTGGACTTGTTAGTGAGCCGAGATGATCAAGCCAG AGAGGAGTATGAGGAGGTTTTGGAGAGACAAACTTTCCTAAGCCACAACTGTACCCCTGTCCATACAGAGACCCCCAGCAGAGAATCCAGTAAGGCCTCCTCCAGGTGTACCACCCCCTCAGTTACAG ATTTTAAGGCTGGCGTAAGCCCAAGGTATGATCACAGTGTTTACCACACTCCGCAGCAAAATGGAGTAGCAGAAAATCAAAATGGAGTATCAGAg ATAAGCCATCCAGATCAAGATTATGTTAGCCAGGCACCCGCTGCACCAGGGGAGACCACTCCAAGTGCCAGCTGGTACCCTCATCCAGCTATCAACCCCACTGATAGGTTTGGTGCGAGGATACAACCTAATATGGCTTCTACCCCACAAG CTGTAGGTGGCAGGGTGAGACTTCTTCCCTCCTACAACACCAGCCTGTCTATGATAGGTCACGGTGACAACATCTCCCCTGTGCTGGCCCCAGGCACCCAGGGCCCTCCCCTTCACACTATGGGGATGTCACAGACGTTCAGTGGGACGGAGCAGTTACCTAGGTCACAAGACATGTCCCAGACCAGGAAGCTCTCCCTTGACCCGCATGTCAGGTTAAAAGTAGAGAAACTCGAGGAC GCTCTGAGATACCTGGGCCTGGAGCCGTCCCCAGAACAACAGGCCGTGTTACGGACAAACCTTGGGGTGGATAACACAGGAACTGTTAGCTATGGAG ACTTTGTGAGGGAAGCTCGTGAAATTTTCCGTCTTCAGCTGGATGAGAAAAATATAGGTCCTGGAGCCATGCTGTTTGCTGCCCAGGATCTGACATCACTGTTGGAGCCACCACCATTCAAACCTGAG TTGAGCACAATACCAGATGTGGCATTTGGGGAGGACTTTGATACTGTCAGACAAGAGCGGGATGAGTTAAGGAAGGAAGTACAAAGGTTGAAG ATGATGCTGAAAGAAAAGGAGGAGACTTGCAATGTGGCTGAGGATGAAATTCTGAGGATAAGAAGG CAAGCTCAGGGCGCAATTCATGAGACGCGGTCACTGCGCAGTAAAGTGCACCTAGCAGAACAGGCTCAGCGTGCCGCACGCAACATGGAGCAGGACTATGAAGAGGTGGTCAAACTGTTAGAGAAAGAGATAGCTGAAATGAAAGAGGAGCTGGACAAAAGAAag GAAGTCTCCACGGTAGATATGGAGAAAAGGCTCGCAGTCATCAGTTGTCAACTCAGGAAAACAGATTCTGCAAAGAAGACCTATGAAGTAGCCACACAGAAACTTCTTCAGTTTGTGGAG catgtTCATGAAACAATGAAAGACGATGATACTGCTGCCCAAAAAAG GGTGGAGTCCTTCTCTGGGGAAGCAACCAGAGGAAGACAGTCAGCAGTGAGTATCAGAAAGCAGCAAGGGCAGAAGAGACTGGCCAGTGATGCTCGTGAAGTGGTGAGGGCAGTCAAGTCTCTCACAGACTCGCAAG ATCTACCCTATGGTTGGGAAGAAGCCTACACAGAGGACGGAATGAGATACTACATAAA tcatctgactcAAATGACTACTTGGTCGCATCCTGTGTCAAACATCCATCATCTGCCAACCATCCAGGGGTCAGAGGTGAAAGGTCAGAAGGGCAAATCCCTCCCCAGACCAGGTCCATCATCATGA